Proteins from a genomic interval of Enterococcus faecium:
- the purH gene encoding bifunctional phosphoribosylaminoimidazolecarboxamide formyltransferase/IMP cyclohydrolase, producing MTRALISVSDKNGIVAFAQGLIEQGVEIISTGGTKHALDKAGIKTLSIEEVTGFPEMMDGRVKTLHPKIHGGLLGRRDLPSHMEAMETENIQPIDFVCVNLYPFKETIMKPDVEIAEAIENIDIGGPSMLRSAAKNHEFVTSVVDPSDYEEVLSELRQYGHTSLSFRQKLAAKVFRHTAAYDALIAQYLTDWVEEKEPEKLTLTYERKQTLRYGENSHQAAAFYQSALLEKYSIAAAKQLHGKELSYNNIRDADAALRIMKEYDEPTVVALKHMNPCGIGTASTILEAWEAAYEADPVSIFGGIIVLNREVDLPTAEQMHKLFLEIIIAPSYTQEALELLQKKKNIRLLTVDFVQEENQNREETVSVLGGLLVQDQDLAIENEEEWKVVTKRKPTPAEAKALAFAWRAVKHVKSNAIVLANERQTVGIGAGQMNRVGSVKIAIEQAQEKMEGAVLASDAYFPMDDSVEYAAKHGIKAIIQPGGSIKDQDSIDMANKYDLAMVFTDVRHFRH from the coding sequence ATGACAAGAGCATTGATCAGTGTATCAGATAAAAATGGGATTGTAGCATTCGCCCAAGGTTTGATTGAACAAGGAGTAGAAATCATTTCAACAGGAGGAACAAAGCATGCGTTGGATAAAGCTGGGATCAAAACGCTTTCGATCGAAGAAGTGACAGGGTTTCCTGAAATGATGGATGGCCGTGTCAAAACACTTCATCCTAAAATCCATGGTGGTCTTTTAGGAAGACGCGATCTCCCTAGCCATATGGAGGCAATGGAAACGGAAAATATCCAACCAATCGACTTTGTTTGTGTCAATTTATATCCTTTCAAAGAAACGATTATGAAACCAGATGTCGAAATAGCAGAAGCTATTGAAAACATTGATATCGGTGGTCCTAGTATGCTCCGTAGTGCAGCAAAAAACCATGAATTTGTCACCTCTGTTGTTGATCCATCTGACTATGAAGAAGTACTTTCAGAATTACGTCAGTATGGGCATACTTCACTTTCTTTCAGACAAAAACTAGCGGCAAAAGTCTTTCGTCATACTGCGGCATATGATGCACTGATCGCTCAATACTTAACGGATTGGGTGGAAGAAAAAGAACCGGAAAAATTGACACTTACGTATGAACGAAAACAAACGCTTCGTTACGGTGAAAATAGCCATCAAGCCGCTGCCTTTTATCAGTCCGCTCTTCTGGAAAAATATTCGATCGCAGCAGCAAAACAACTCCATGGGAAAGAACTTTCTTATAATAATATCCGAGATGCAGATGCTGCGCTACGGATCATGAAGGAATATGACGAGCCAACGGTAGTCGCCTTGAAACACATGAATCCTTGTGGTATTGGGACAGCATCTACGATTTTAGAAGCGTGGGAAGCAGCGTATGAAGCAGATCCTGTTTCAATCTTTGGTGGGATCATCGTTTTGAATCGAGAAGTAGATCTGCCAACAGCAGAACAGATGCATAAGCTGTTTCTAGAAATCATCATTGCCCCTTCTTATACACAAGAAGCTTTGGAATTACTGCAAAAAAAGAAAAACATCCGATTACTGACAGTAGACTTTGTGCAGGAAGAAAATCAAAATCGAGAAGAAACGGTCTCAGTCTTAGGTGGACTTCTTGTACAAGATCAAGATCTGGCAATAGAAAATGAAGAAGAGTGGAAAGTCGTGACAAAACGTAAGCCGACTCCAGCAGAAGCAAAAGCATTAGCGTTTGCTTGGAGAGCTGTCAAACATGTGAAATCTAATGCGATCGTACTGGCAAACGAACGTCAGACAGTAGGAATCGGAGCCGGGCAGATGAATCGAGTCGGTTCAGTAAAAATTGCGATTGAACAAGCGCAAGAGAAAATGGAAGGTGCAGTTTTAGCTAGCGATGCTTATTTTCCAATGGATGATTCGGTTGAATATGCAGCCAAACATGGTATAAAAGCAATCATTCAGCCAGGAGGAAGCATCAAAGACCAAGATTCTATTGATATGGCGAATAAATACGATCTAGCAATGGTCTTTACTGATGTTCGGCATTTTAGACATTAG
- the purN gene encoding phosphoribosylglycinamide formyltransferase produces MRIAVFASGNGSNFQALADYLSKKGLESSIDWLFCDQPEAYVLKRATALSVPADCFSPKEFDSKKEYEEAILHKLKEKKIDLIVLAGYMRIIGPVLLKNYDKRIINIHPSLLPAFPGLHGIRDAFEAGVKETGVTIHYIDQGVDTGPIIRQEKVRIEQEDTFDSLEEKIHRVEHRIYPEVISEIIENGGYLK; encoded by the coding sequence ATGAGAATCGCTGTTTTTGCTTCTGGAAACGGAAGCAACTTTCAAGCGCTAGCCGATTATCTATCGAAAAAAGGATTGGAATCTTCGATTGACTGGTTGTTTTGTGATCAGCCTGAAGCATATGTTTTGAAACGTGCAACTGCGTTGAGTGTACCGGCAGATTGTTTTTCACCTAAAGAATTTGATTCAAAAAAAGAGTATGAAGAAGCAATTTTGCATAAATTGAAAGAAAAAAAGATCGATTTGATCGTATTAGCTGGATATATGCGAATCATTGGACCGGTATTGCTGAAAAATTATGATAAAAGAATCATCAATATCCATCCGTCTCTTTTACCTGCCTTCCCTGGTTTGCATGGCATACGTGATGCCTTTGAAGCTGGAGTAAAAGAAACGGGTGTCACAATTCATTATATCGACCAAGGTGTAGATACTGGACCAATCATCCGGCAGGAAAAAGTGAGAATTGAACAGGAGGACACGTTCGATTCTTTAGAAGAAAAAATCCATAGAGTAGAGCATCGAATCTATCCAGAAGTGATTAGTGAAATTATTGAAAATGGAGGCTATCTGAAATGA
- the purM gene encoding phosphoribosylformylglycinamidine cyclo-ligase — MNSMANAYAKAGVDVEAGYEVVERIKKHVKKTERLGMMGAIGGFGGCFDLSVFQLKEPVLVSGTDGVGTKLAVAIEADKHDTIGIDCVAMCVNDILAQGAEPLYFLDYLATGKNDPLRLENVVKGVADGCVQGNMALIGGETAEMPGMYSGNDYDLAGFAVGIAEKSQLLTGETINPGDVLLGIASSGIHSNGYSLVRKIFFEQQQFSLSSKLPELKKTLGEELLEPTKIYVSSLLPLIKEKKIKGAAHITGGGFVENIPRMLPESMAAQIKLGSWPILPIFGCLQKYGEIPEMEMYEIFNMGIGMVLAVEESKVKEIVHEIEQAGEKVYEIGKVIAKEKHRVVFIGEER; from the coding sequence ATGAATTCAATGGCAAATGCATACGCAAAAGCTGGCGTAGATGTCGAAGCTGGATATGAAGTAGTAGAACGGATCAAGAAGCATGTCAAAAAAACGGAACGTTTAGGTATGATGGGCGCTATAGGAGGATTCGGCGGTTGTTTTGATTTATCGGTCTTTCAATTAAAAGAGCCAGTCCTTGTCTCGGGGACCGATGGCGTGGGGACGAAATTAGCAGTGGCAATCGAAGCAGACAAACACGATACAATCGGGATCGACTGCGTAGCGATGTGTGTCAATGATATCTTAGCACAAGGCGCAGAGCCGTTATATTTCTTAGACTACTTAGCAACGGGGAAAAATGATCCGTTACGTTTGGAAAATGTAGTAAAAGGTGTAGCAGATGGATGTGTTCAAGGAAATATGGCGCTGATTGGCGGAGAAACAGCTGAAATGCCTGGTATGTACTCAGGTAATGATTATGATCTAGCCGGATTTGCTGTAGGGATAGCTGAAAAATCTCAATTATTGACAGGAGAAACGATCAACCCAGGAGATGTGTTGCTTGGAATAGCATCTAGCGGGATTCATTCAAATGGGTACTCTCTTGTTCGCAAAATTTTCTTTGAGCAGCAGCAGTTTTCTTTATCATCAAAACTGCCAGAATTGAAAAAAACACTTGGCGAAGAATTGCTTGAGCCAACGAAAATCTATGTTTCTTCCTTGCTTCCGCTGATCAAAGAAAAGAAAATAAAAGGAGCTGCACATATCACTGGTGGAGGGTTTGTAGAAAATATCCCGCGAATGTTACCAGAATCTATGGCTGCACAAATCAAACTTGGCTCATGGCCGATTCTTCCAATATTCGGCTGTTTACAAAAATATGGTGAAATTCCTGAGATGGAGATGTATGAAATCTTCAATATGGGCATCGGTATGGTCCTGGCAGTCGAAGAATCGAAAGTAAAAGAAATAGTACACGAAATTGAGCAAGCTGGCGAAAAAGTTTATGAAATCGGGAAAGTGATCGCCAAAGAAAAACATCGTGTGGTGTTTATAGGAGAAGAACGATGA
- the purF gene encoding amidophosphoribosyltransferase — protein sequence MSYEVKSLNEECGIFGVWGHPDAASVAYFGLHSLQHRGQEGAGIVSNDRGKLKGHRDLGLLSEVFKDQRKLQQLTGEAAIGHVRYATAGNGSVDNIQPFLFKFHDQSIGLAHNGNLINARSLRKELEENGAIFHSNSDTEILMHLIRRSEETDFLNKLKSALNEVKGGFAYLLMTETAMIAALDPNGFRPLAIGQMKNGAYVIASETCALEVIGARFIRDVQPGEIVIINDEGIQIDCFTKDTQLSICSMEYIYFARPDSNIAGINVHTARKNMGRNLAKESPVKADMVVGVPNSSLSAASGYAEASGIPYEIGLVKNQYIARTFIQPTPELREQGVRMKLSAVRGVVEGKKVIMVDDSIVRGTTSRRIVHLLKEAGAKEVHVRIASPPLKYPCFYGIDIQTRKELIAANHTIDEIKECIGADSLGFLSEEGLIESIGLEKDAPYSGLCMAYFNGDYPTPLYDYEEKYQESLKEKVSFF from the coding sequence ATGTCTTATGAAGTGAAGAGTTTAAATGAAGAATGCGGGATCTTCGGTGTTTGGGGTCATCCAGACGCCGCTAGTGTGGCATACTTCGGGCTCCATAGTCTTCAGCATCGAGGACAAGAAGGTGCGGGTATCGTGTCCAATGATCGAGGAAAGCTTAAGGGGCATCGAGATTTGGGGCTGCTTTCTGAGGTATTCAAAGATCAAAGAAAATTGCAGCAGTTAACAGGAGAAGCTGCAATCGGACATGTACGTTATGCAACAGCAGGCAATGGAAGTGTGGACAATATTCAGCCTTTTCTATTCAAATTTCATGATCAGTCGATCGGCTTAGCGCATAATGGTAACTTGATCAATGCTCGTTCCCTTAGAAAAGAGTTAGAGGAAAATGGGGCGATCTTCCATTCTAACTCCGATACGGAGATATTGATGCATTTGATCCGACGAAGTGAAGAAACAGATTTTTTAAATAAATTAAAAAGTGCTTTGAATGAAGTCAAAGGTGGCTTTGCCTATTTATTAATGACAGAAACGGCAATGATTGCCGCTTTGGACCCAAATGGTTTTCGTCCATTAGCAATCGGACAAATGAAAAACGGAGCATACGTGATTGCCTCGGAAACTTGTGCATTAGAAGTTATTGGGGCACGTTTTATAAGAGATGTCCAGCCTGGTGAGATAGTGATCATCAATGACGAAGGAATCCAGATTGATTGCTTTACGAAGGACACGCAGCTTTCTATTTGTTCGATGGAATATATCTATTTTGCCAGACCAGATTCAAACATCGCAGGGATCAATGTGCATACTGCACGGAAAAATATGGGACGGAATTTAGCGAAAGAATCGCCAGTAAAAGCAGATATGGTCGTTGGCGTACCTAATTCTTCTTTGTCAGCCGCAAGCGGTTATGCGGAAGCTAGTGGAATCCCTTATGAAATCGGATTAGTAAAAAATCAATACATTGCCCGAACATTTATCCAGCCAACGCCTGAGCTAAGAGAGCAAGGTGTTCGAATGAAATTATCTGCTGTACGAGGAGTAGTGGAAGGTAAAAAGGTGATTATGGTCGATGATTCAATTGTTCGGGGTACGACAAGCAGACGGATCGTCCATCTTTTGAAAGAAGCAGGGGCAAAAGAAGTCCATGTGAGGATTGCTTCTCCTCCTTTGAAATATCCATGTTTTTACGGGATTGATATTCAAACGCGTAAAGAACTCATTGCGGCAAATCACACGATTGATGAAATCAAAGAATGTATCGGTGCAGATTCTTTAGGTTTTTTAAGTGAAGAGGGTCTGATCGAATCGATCGGTCTGGAAAAAGATGCTCCGTATTCAGGATTGTGTATGGCTTATTTCAACGGAGATTATCCTACGCCGTTATATGACTATGAAGAAAAATATCAGGAATCACTAAAAGAAAAAGTATCGTTCTTTTAA
- the purL gene encoding phosphoribosylformylglycinamidine synthase subunit PurL — MKTLKEPTAEEIKKKRIYAEWGLTDEEYRMIEEDILGRMPNYTETGLFSVMWSEHCSYKNSKPVLRKFPTSGPHVLQGPGEGAGIVDIGDGLAVVFKAESHNHPSAVEPYEGAATGVGGIIRDIFSMGARPIALLDSLRFGELDNPRTKYLLEEVVAGIGGYGNCIGIPTVGGEIAFDPCYEGNPLVNAMCVGLIEHKHIQKGQAAGVGNSIMYVGAKTGRDGIHGATFASEEFNQEEEQQRSAVQVGDPFMEKLLLEACLELILHHSDSLIGIQDMGAAGLVSSSAEMASKAGSGLILTLDEVPQRETGMTPYEMMLSESQERMLICVKSGEEEKIQELFQKYDLDAVTIGKVTDDGQYRLYHQGEEVANLPVDALAEDAPVYHKEMKEPARIVEFQQLAPYQPVIEEPGQVLLDLLQQPTIASKRSIYETYDSQVQTNTVVRPGSDAAVMRVRGTNKALAMTTDCNARYLYLDPKIGGQIAVAEAARNIIASGGKPLAITDCLNYGSPDKPEVFWELSTSADGIAAACETLGTPVISGNVSLYNETDGQAIYPTPMIGMVGLIEDHKHITTQEFKKSGDLIYILGKTFADFDGSELQKMQLGRIEGVIRNFDLSIEKRNQELVLTAIQNGLIESAHDCSEGGLAIALAESAFKHQLGISVQFELSSAQLFAETQSRFVLTVAPENKTRFEEMMGDAAVLAGKVTDEAIIEISATDGQIKIETAVARKCWEDAIVCLMK; from the coding sequence ATGAAAACATTGAAAGAACCGACAGCTGAAGAGATCAAGAAAAAAAGAATCTATGCCGAATGGGGATTGACTGATGAAGAATATCGAATGATCGAAGAAGATATCTTAGGAAGAATGCCTAATTATACGGAAACTGGACTGTTTTCTGTTATGTGGAGCGAACATTGTTCCTATAAAAATTCTAAACCGGTTCTACGCAAATTTCCTACTAGTGGACCTCATGTGTTGCAAGGCCCTGGAGAAGGCGCAGGCATCGTCGACATCGGTGATGGACTAGCAGTTGTCTTCAAAGCAGAAAGTCACAATCATCCTTCAGCCGTGGAGCCTTATGAAGGAGCTGCGACAGGAGTTGGCGGAATCATCAGAGATATTTTCAGCATGGGGGCTCGTCCAATTGCGTTGCTAGATTCATTGAGGTTCGGCGAATTAGATAATCCAAGAACGAAATATTTACTAGAAGAAGTAGTTGCAGGTATCGGCGGATACGGCAATTGTATCGGCATACCGACTGTAGGCGGCGAAATTGCATTTGATCCTTGTTATGAAGGAAACCCATTAGTCAATGCAATGTGCGTAGGTTTGATTGAACACAAACATATCCAGAAAGGGCAAGCCGCTGGCGTCGGTAATTCGATCATGTATGTAGGTGCAAAAACAGGTCGCGACGGTATCCACGGAGCAACTTTTGCCTCAGAAGAATTTAATCAAGAAGAAGAACAGCAACGTTCTGCTGTACAAGTAGGCGATCCTTTTATGGAAAAGCTGCTGCTTGAAGCGTGTTTGGAATTAATCTTGCATCATTCGGATTCTCTAATAGGTATACAGGATATGGGAGCAGCAGGACTTGTTTCATCTAGTGCGGAAATGGCTTCAAAAGCTGGCTCAGGACTTATATTGACATTAGATGAAGTCCCACAAAGAGAAACTGGGATGACACCTTATGAAATGATGTTATCGGAATCACAAGAACGGATGTTGATTTGTGTTAAATCAGGAGAGGAAGAAAAAATCCAAGAACTATTTCAGAAGTATGATCTAGATGCAGTCACTATCGGTAAAGTAACAGACGACGGGCAATATCGGCTATATCATCAAGGAGAAGAAGTAGCAAATCTGCCAGTCGATGCATTAGCTGAAGATGCACCAGTTTATCATAAAGAAATGAAAGAACCAGCTCGAATCGTAGAATTTCAGCAGTTAGCTCCTTATCAGCCAGTTATCGAAGAACCTGGACAAGTATTGCTTGATCTGCTGCAGCAACCGACGATTGCTTCAAAACGTTCAATCTACGAAACTTATGATTCACAAGTACAAACCAATACAGTTGTCCGTCCAGGAAGCGATGCTGCTGTGATGAGGGTTAGAGGGACGAATAAAGCGTTAGCTATGACCACAGACTGCAACGCGCGCTATCTGTATTTGGATCCAAAAATCGGAGGACAAATAGCAGTGGCAGAAGCTGCTAGAAATATTATTGCTAGCGGTGGTAAGCCCTTGGCGATCACCGACTGCCTGAACTATGGTTCTCCTGATAAACCAGAAGTTTTTTGGGAATTATCGACTTCAGCTGACGGAATTGCTGCTGCGTGTGAAACGTTAGGAACTCCTGTTATTTCAGGAAATGTCTCTTTATATAATGAAACGGATGGTCAAGCAATCTATCCAACACCAATGATTGGTATGGTCGGATTGATTGAGGATCATAAACATATCACTACTCAGGAATTCAAAAAATCAGGGGATCTAATCTATATATTAGGTAAGACGTTTGCAGATTTTGATGGCAGTGAATTACAAAAGATGCAGCTTGGAAGAATCGAAGGTGTGATCCGAAACTTTGATCTATCCATTGAAAAGAGAAACCAAGAGTTAGTATTGACAGCCATCCAAAACGGATTGATTGAAAGTGCTCATGACTGTTCAGAAGGTGGCTTGGCAATTGCACTGGCAGAATCAGCTTTCAAACATCAGCTAGGGATATCTGTACAGTTTGAATTGTCCTCTGCTCAATTATTTGCAGAAACTCAATCAAGATTTGTGTTGACAGTCGCACCGGAAAATAAGACACGATTCGAAGAAATGATGGGAGATGCTGCTGTTTTAGCAGGTAAGGTGACGGATGAAGCGATAATCGAAATTTCAGCAACTGACGGTCAGATCAAAATAGAAACTGCAGTAGCAAGAAAGTGCTGGGAGGATGCAATCGTATGTCTTATGAAGTGA
- the purQ gene encoding phosphoribosylformylglycinamidine synthase subunit PurQ, producing the protein MKFAVIVFPGSNCDADMLWAVREIMGADAEFVRHDESSLEGFDGVLLPGGFSYGDYLRCGAIARFSTIMEEVIRFAEEGKPVFGTCNGFQILTEAGLLPGVLRRNESLHFICKTVPLKVNPKTAFTSEYEADEIIYLPVAHGEGNYFCDEETLQELKKNNQIAFTYNDNINGSVENIAGITNKAGNVLGMMPHPERAVEDLLGSEDGKRFFASILKNFGKVTV; encoded by the coding sequence ATGAAATTTGCGGTCATCGTTTTTCCAGGTTCAAATTGTGACGCAGATATGTTATGGGCAGTTCGCGAGATCATGGGCGCTGATGCCGAATTTGTACGGCATGATGAGTCCTCTTTAGAAGGATTTGATGGGGTTTTACTGCCGGGAGGATTCTCCTATGGTGACTATTTGAGATGCGGTGCGATTGCTCGGTTTTCTACAATCATGGAAGAAGTGATTCGTTTTGCTGAAGAAGGGAAACCAGTATTCGGTACATGCAATGGATTCCAGATATTGACAGAAGCAGGACTTTTGCCAGGTGTACTGAGACGAAATGAGTCTTTGCATTTTATTTGCAAAACTGTACCATTGAAAGTCAACCCCAAGACGGCCTTTACTTCAGAGTATGAAGCCGACGAAATAATCTATCTTCCAGTTGCTCATGGGGAAGGAAATTATTTCTGTGACGAAGAAACACTTCAAGAACTAAAAAAAAATAATCAGATTGCCTTTACTTATAATGACAACATCAACGGCAGCGTGGAAAACATTGCAGGGATTACGAACAAAGCAGGGAATGTGTTAGGAATGATGCCTCATCCAGAACGTGCAGTAGAAGACTTGCTAGGATCAGAAGATGGGAAACGGTTCTTTGCTTCCATTTTAAAAAACTTCGGAAAGGTGACCGTATAG
- the purS gene encoding phosphoribosylformylglycinamidine synthase subunit PurS, which translates to MYFVKVYVTYKDSVLDPQGEAVKKAVHRMGYETIEDIRIGKYFEIQLADAEEPIDTVIETICDKLLANVNMETYRYEIKKMEEV; encoded by the coding sequence ATGTATTTCGTAAAAGTATATGTAACCTATAAAGATTCAGTGTTAGATCCTCAAGGGGAGGCAGTAAAAAAAGCAGTCCATCGTATGGGATATGAAACAATCGAAGATATCCGAATAGGAAAATACTTTGAGATACAACTTGCTGATGCAGAAGAACCAATCGATACAGTGATTGAAACGATTTGTGACAAGCTGCTTGCAAATGTAAATATGGAAACATACCGATATGAAATCAAAAAAATGGAGGAAGTATAA
- the purC gene encoding phosphoribosylaminoimidazolesuccinocarboxamide synthase: MEKKELLYEGKAKKIYLTSDENLIWIEYLDQATALNGARKDQISGKGELNNQITSAIFRYLTQRGIKNHFIEQLSKTEQLAKKVQIIPLEVVIRNIAAGSFSKRLGVPEGKEFIKPIIEFYYKDDQLDDPFINEEHIYFLQLAKPEEISELKAQALAINEILTELFAKVGLVLVDFKLEFGRSNGQILLADEVTPDTCRLWDERTNEHMDKDVYRRDLGDLIPVYQEVYNRLSELTEEKERV; this comes from the coding sequence ATGGAGAAGAAAGAACTTTTGTATGAAGGAAAAGCCAAAAAAATATATCTTACTTCTGATGAGAACTTGATTTGGATAGAATATTTAGATCAAGCAACTGCGTTGAATGGCGCGAGGAAAGACCAGATAAGTGGAAAAGGAGAATTGAATAATCAAATCACAAGTGCAATTTTCCGTTATCTGACTCAAAGAGGAATAAAAAATCATTTTATTGAACAATTGTCTAAAACCGAACAATTAGCAAAAAAAGTACAAATTATCCCTCTGGAAGTGGTTATCCGAAATATTGCAGCAGGAAGTTTCTCAAAACGTCTAGGTGTTCCCGAAGGTAAAGAATTCATCAAACCAATCATTGAATTCTACTATAAGGATGACCAGTTGGATGATCCATTTATCAATGAAGAGCATATCTATTTCTTACAACTTGCAAAACCGGAAGAAATCAGTGAGCTGAAAGCCCAAGCGTTGGCTATTAATGAAATTTTGACCGAATTATTTGCTAAGGTCGGTTTGGTTTTAGTAGATTTCAAGCTAGAATTTGGCCGGTCGAATGGACAAATTTTGCTTGCGGATGAAGTAACACCGGATACTTGCCGATTATGGGATGAACGTACGAATGAACATATGGACAAAGACGTTTACCGCAGAGATCTAGGTGATTTGATCCCAGTCTATCAAGAAGTATATAACCGTCTATCGGAACTAACTGAAGAAAAGGAGCGAGTATGA